GATGCTCTTGATGCAACCATTAAAGACATCAAGACATTTGCTGATTCTGTGGTCATCAGCAAGAGTTCTGTCTTTCCAGATAATGCGCTATTCCTTACTGGTGTTACAGATGTTGTGCCACGGCTAAAATCAGCTGGGCTCCCTGTATATGTAGAGACCTTCAGCAATGAATTTGTATCTCAAGCATGGGACTTCTTCTCGGATGCAAATGTTGAGGTTAACACTTATGTCATGGAAGCCAACGTTAATGGTGTTATCACAGACTTCCCTCTAACAGCAAGTAGATACAAAAGTAAGTAAGAGAGTTCTATGTGGCTTCTTTCTATTTATTTgacataaaaatatatttaggatATGTTTCACATGCCATAATTAGAAAGAGGTTCTATTTATTTAATCCGTTGCATTCTTTAtcccattgcattttgttagtctGCCAAAAGGGTGAATTCTTCATCAACTTATGGGTTTCTGgacaaattttaaaactattttaccAAATTCCTTGAGGTTGCATTTGGCTTCATGGATTTggattcattattttatttaaatgacTTGGAAAAGGTTCAActtatttagttttatttttattagttttgaTAAAATTCATGGATGAGATGACATATTTATTGAAGGATGGATTTAAAGTATCTACTTAATCTTTATGGGAATTGTTTTTAACTTTTAAGGAGATAATATGGTTGCTTTCTACTGGTTTGATTTAATCCTACCAATTGCAGGGAACCATTGTTTAAATTTGGGCAAGAACACACCTCCTTACATGACCCCGGTTCCGCCAGGTGGTCTCATGGAAATAATTCCGCGTGAATTATTGCCGCCAGCTGAGGCTCCTAACCCAGTGCTAACGGAGAACGATGTGGCAGAGTCACCTTTGCCCTCCGTTATTGCGAGGGTTCCATCTTCCAGCCCAGGTGATGGAACTGCACAAGCAGCAGCTCCAAGACCAAATAGACAGCATAAGATTGCCGCATGCTTCTTCCTTACAAATCTGGCCATTCTCTTCACTGTATTTTCGCTACTTTAAAAATCGAAAAAGTCAGCTCTGCCTAAGATCTTCCTGCGCCTTTCTATTGACAGTCTATTTGCGGTGCTTTATTTTTGGTTTATTGTTGTAGGAATGTTCATTCTTCCCCTTGTATTTTGGAGAGAAACAAAGTCAAGGCAGAATTCATTACCCGTGTAAGATATATTTATATTCTTTGGTGTGTATCATTGAGAGAAGTTAAGAGGCATGGACTGAATATACCCATGGATTGATcatgattcttttttttttttaacaattagcTCCGATCGAAATTTGAATTCTAAACCTCACGTGGGTCAGAATTAATTTTGCTTCTCGgacaaataaatgaataatactatttataattttaaaggaTTTTTCTCAATTTGTCATGAATCGTTGAATACCAGCTTTGGTCTGAGATTACAGGTTTGCGCCATGTGAAAGTCGATTCTGTGGAACCTTTTCATGTTATTGAATTGATGGTAGGAGGAAAAAGAAGGCTATTGATTTGAGACTTTTATCATGGGAGATTTCAAGTAATGGAACGATAAGGAATTCATTaagtatttcatttttttaattaaaaagttgCCATGTACGTCTTATTACAATGggagatttcatttttttaatgaaaaagtACCCTTTATAATTATACAAGAAAGTGAAAAACCTCAAATCACAGCTTAACAATAACAAGAGCTGTTTCGGGAGGCGAATTCTTCAGCTGATTGGCTTGCAAGCCATGTGAAGAACTTTGTGCTCTGGGTCTTCATCAGTTACAGTCTTGCTTTGCTCCACcatttttatcaaaataataataataataaaataattattatcattACAAGCGCTGCAAGTGTTTCCATTAAATATCTTACCGGGTAATATTAGATTTTTTCAGAGGAAATCTCATAACACATATGTAATTATCAAATTTCaaggtatttttttttatatgaaataataataatattgatttattattaaatatcaactaaataaataagataataattTTCTACATCTTTAAAAGGCAATTTGACAACATTATGATGCCACCAGTCCACCTTTATCATTATACCTCTTCAACGATTaatttagaaaatgaaatgaaaaattatatacatatatattaaattatttattttgtaattaaattaataCTGCATTTACACATTAATTTATATGattgtattttattataaatatataataaaaaaatcaaataaaatgtaGAATCATGCGTTTGACTAAGCGGGGAAAAAGGAAAATGATAACATCATGATTTTGTAATAGCAAAATCAGCAATTAATTAAGGCTAAAACGGTGTGTTCCAGCCGGCTGTATGAAAATTGAGAAGTTTCCTAAAGTCTTTACAACACTTTGACATTATTTATCGCAACTATATTCACACACTCCTTTACAAGAAGTTATATGGTAAAGTAGTGGTATTATATCATCATTCTATATAGGATGATAGAGTAATAAAAGATCAATAAATGTATAAATATagctattaaaattattttttaaaaaataattatttggtaGTTATAATTTTTTAAGACTCACAGTGGATCGAATTTTTATGGATACTCGATTCAACtgaattataataaaatgaatttggataatatataattaaattcagCATGGATTTGGATTTTAAAATAATACTCATAATTGATTCGGGTGTTATATGTTTGGTATTTATTATCTAAACTCATTTATATaagtattaaattaaaaagaaaaaatatattttttataataatatttataaatttgtatttttatttaaaataaaatagaatttaaatgtttaatgaaattattaaaatttttaatgtaaattattagtaaatttttttatgtagattattaattaaaatatataaaattaaatgggttctAGTATTTTTGAACAATAATAGTCGGGTTCAATAGGGGATGTGAGAAGGATGTTAGTAACAGGATTAAAGcgagatggttgaagtggagatgtaCCACgaaagttttatgtgatcgcaacatttccaataagttgaaaggaaaattttaccgtacagccatatgaccggctatgttatatgatagtgagtgttgggcactgaaggagttgtacgcgtctaagataagagttataGAGATaaaaatgttaaggtggatgagtgaccatattaaactagataaagtccgtaatgagaatattagagaaaaggtaggagtgatgccaattgaggataagttaagAGAATGGAAATTGAGatgatttggtcatgtgaagcgtagacatacggatgctccagttagacaagtagagtacattaggttagaggatagaaagaaaaaaagaggtagacctaaattaatttggaggagagtagtacaacatgacttataaacattacacatttcttaggatttaacccaaaatcgtttagagtggaaaaagggaatccatatagccgaccccaaatatttgggataaaggtttagttgaattgaattgagttttaATGGTCGGGTTCGAGATAGAGTtagatattttataataaattttaatcaaatgacaaattttaaaaatattaatcagaTTCAGATCCAAGTAAAGTAATTTTCATGGGTTGTTATTCTTACTTACTTCATATATATATTGTTAATCATTAGTTTGCTAtcttatataaaataattgatttagtatataacatttaatttatcgctaattattatatatattgagagtattaaaaaataatattttatttttttataaaaaaataatttttttataatattaaaaataaatcacaCATAATTATAAGAAATAATGCATTATACATCAAGCACAATTAACAATTTCTCCTCTTTTACGAGGTGATTTGTTTATTCTACACGATTTTGACTAAACTCATGTTGAAATGCCATTAATCCAACGGCGCTCTTTGCATCATGCTCTGCTTTCTCTTATGTCATGGCCAACCACTTCCCACCACACTTGATGGCCCACCACTCTCAACCCTAATTCAtgtggattttttttttgaaaattgacaatccatttaatattatttattaagaatGTGTCACGTGACTAATCATATAtatgtttttttatttaaaaataaaaatgaaaaatcatgAGAAAATGAGTTAGTATACGTGTGAGATGCTCTCCACACACATAAGTCGTTTGCACATAATTCATCGTGTGGAGAGCTAGTCCTTCAAGATTTTACATTAGTTATAAATAACATGTGTATGACTTATATAAGTTAACAtgttttgataaaattattataattttattaaggaATGTGTTCTGTGATTGAATAGAGTGTGTGCGTGATTACTATAAGctctattttataaattaaaataataaatatataaagttaaatttatattagatatgtctatattatttaattatttagtaaTGTAGCAAAGGCAAGTTTTATGATATTATTATTTGGTCAAATGATCAAATCCAAATGTGAACATgagaattggaaaaaaaaaaaaaaaaactttatggtTGTAAAATGTGTTAATTATTTTCATGGGTTGAAAGAGAAAAATAGAAAGTTGGTATGATTTTCTCCTTACGAAAAGTGGCATTTAGTTAAATTTCGTTGTGGAATTATATTACATGGGAATTTTCTTCCAACTTTTTCTCATTAAACAAAACATAAGTGAACCATTCAGCTATTGATGTGATTTgacatttttcattttctttacgTTTTAACTGCGAAATTCATGATATCTTTGTAGAATCATTCATCTACACAAACATGAttttctgcttttctttttctcttatttGAGGAAAATCTCTAATATATGATAATCAAATTCCTTTCCCACTGTTTCCCATGAAAAtggaaaaaagaaattaaaactttttttttccaCGTGCGTTGATTAATTTACAAAATTTGAAAAAACTTTTCTATAATAATActattaacaataaattaataattaatgcgTAAATAGTAATTTCTTAATGATAATAATCTGATTAATTGGACCGATTTAGATAGATTCTAGTTGAGAAGCAAACAATTGAAATTAAGAGTGGAAAAAAGAATACACAAAATCACATTTCACATAGGTGGACGTGGACCAATAAAGTCGTGCTCTGGGTTCCAAAACTTGTGGGTCCCAATCAAATATCATGCTGACGTACACGTCCACCTAGGATCTTCCCATGACCAGATATGAGCTTGACTGAAAACGTGTCACTCAACAACGGCTTTGATCAAAGGGTTTCCAAAAACACATCATCGCAACGCTATGCTGACGTTATATGATCTTATGAAACTATAACTAATAAAGAAAGAAACAGAAGGTCCCTTCCCCTCGCTTGAGCTCAAGGAAAACTCCCCATGTGGGCCACCTAAAACTTTCCTTTGACCTTCCAAACAACGCAGCCAAGTTATACCACTCTGCAAATAATCTATATATACGTTTCAAACTTTTCTCTTTGCTTCTCACATTTGAAATCTGTAGTTACTGTTAtagctttatttatttttatagagaagaaaagaaatgcCTCAAAGAGAGAATTCTGGTGTTCTTGAAGAACCACGCCAGGTGGTTAGGAAGTTCTTGGCTAGGCCTCAACATGAAGGAGTTGGAGCCATTGTTAGAAGGAGCATAGGAAGGCAAGAGTACAAAACGATCAAACATAATTATATTttaggattttgatgtgtttgggTTAATGGGTTTGTTGTTTTATAGGTTTGAATTGAAGTACTTTGATCCTTTCCTTGTTTTGGATGAGTTCTCTGGTGGGTGCTTTGTTTTCTTCTGTTTCTTTACTTGAAAAGTAATTGGTTCTTTCTGCATCGCTTGGCTTaactttgtcttttttttttttttggatattgCAGTTACTGCCCCAGCTGGTTTCCCTGATCATCCACATAGAGGTTTGAATTCTTGATCATATTTTCTCTTTGTTCTCCTTTCCTGAGAAAATTATATAGCTCTGCCTTTAGACATTGAAAATGAGTTGATTCTAATTATTCTCTTTACTCTTAACAGGATTCGAGACAGTTACCTACATGTTGCAGGTACAGAAATTTATAATCACCACTTTCACTTAGAATCCTTCGTTTTCTGGCATTAAAAATTGACCTATCTCTATTTTTCCCCCATTAATAAAAAGCTAaaagtttataataatatttaacggGTGAAGTAAGATCCGGCAAACTTGTTAAGTTGTCAAACTAATTAATTACTTGATTATGCAAAGTGGTTTCTATTCATTCAGTCAATCTCACCTGATCTTATAACATTAAGATATTATGGTGGCAAGCTACTGCTTAATTAGTCAAGTGGAGGCAGGTGCTAATACACTAGTAGTCTCATACTCAAATGTCTATTTTGTAATATAGTTAGgagttcaaattttaataatagaTGCCAAAAAAATAGGTCAAGTTCATACAAACATGCACTATTGTCCAGGTTGACAAGTATTGCAAGAAAACAAAACATGCAGGGGTCCAAAATTCCATTCACTTGCACCAAAAGTGAAGAAAAAAACAACGTATAAAACAAAACTTGACCTCGTGGGTTAGGGAATGATTATTCTCTAGGGTGGGTGCATTGATTGGTGATGAAGTTATCTCATTTATGTGAGGAACACTTATCTTATTTTGAACGGAAACTGATTGTTAAATAATCAGGGAGCTGTCACGCATGAAGATTTTGAAGGTCACAAGGGGACCATAGGTCCTGGTGACTTGCAATGGATGACTGCAGGAAGAGGGATTGTTCACTCTGAGATGCCTGCAGCTCAAGGAACCCAGAAGGGTCTGCAGCTGTGGATCAACCTCTCCTCAAAACATAAGATGTAAGTAGACCCTATTGACATCATGATATACATTGCCAAGATGAAATATATGTTTAAATATAATTGGTGTTGATCATTTTCAATTCGATTGTGAAATATATGATATAGGTTAAATTTCAGTTAAGTTGTCCTTATCAATAATTTTGAATCCATCAGAAACAGTATTTCAAGAATTTCAAGCAAGAACATGCTGGCTTCAGCTTATGACTGTTATGATTTGTCATCATGCTTTCTTTTTCAAAAAGTTATGCTTTAGAATGGAGCACTAAGGGTTTTGTTTTTGTTTCCAGCCTGATATATAGAACTTGCTGCCTTTAATACATCTTGCTTTTTGGTCTGAGACCAAAATTGGAGAGAGAACCTTTAATGATGCTTGTGCCACTTTCTCTACATCTTTTTCAAGAATCTTGATCATTTTATATTGAAACTTTTCCCAGCATACAAATTAATCATGTTCGGGTTTCATTAACCATTCttaaattttgttaatttaatCACAGGATTGAGCCTAGATATCAAGAAATATCCAGCAAGGACATAGCAGAAGCATCAAAAGATGGGATCAAGGTTAGGGTGATAGCAGGAGAAGCCTTGGGGACAAAATCCCCAGTCTACACAAGGACCCCTACCATGTACTTGGATTTCAGTCTGAAACCAGGAGCTCACCTTCAACAACCCATACCCTTAGCTTGGAATGCTTTTGTCTATGTCTTGGAAGGTGAAGGCATCTTTGGAAATTCAAAATCTTTGCCAGTATCAGCTCACCACCTCCTCCTTCTAGGGAATGGAGATGGGTTGGAGGCTTGGAACAGGTCATCCAAAACCCTAAGGTTCATTTTGGTTGGAGGAGAACCAATAGGTGAGCCTTTAGCGCAATGGGGGCCATTTGTGATGAACACTCAAGAAGAGATTGATCAAACAATTGGTGATTTTGAGAATTTTGTTAATGGGTTTGAGAAAGCAAGGCATTGGAGATCTGAAGCTGCTGTTAGCCATGGTTTTTAGATTTTAATTATAGTTATTTGATTAAGAATTTTATTATGGAAGTTGAGatggaaagaaaataaatattgTCAATCTCAAAAGTTGtacattaaatatttttataatttttttaaatgaaactTCATGAATATTAACATGGAAATACTGCTACTTGATGGTGGTATCCATTATTTATGCACATTGAGAAAGAGCAAGGAAATTACCAATttgattaaatgaaccaaattgaataacttagaaaataaattatatttttgttattaataaaacaatataaatctttattaatgaataattaataattaacttttttagaaataaataatttacttATCATTAAGGATTATTTGTTTTCAAATATACTTATAAATAatagaatttataatttaatttataatacatTATCAGTATGAATTTATTCCATTGTTTTAAATTCAAACTAaacgttttttttttatatttacttTGAGATAATTCTTGTTTATCATTTATTCTCATAATTGTgttatttaattttgaatttattattaCCAAGTAATTTATTATTCTGattatataaatgaatttatttttcaatatattTTTAACACTCTGTAATTCCatatatttcatgaaattttctgtCGCTTTCCCACGAAAATCCAGAAGGTAGGAAGTACCAACGAGAAACGAATCCGAGGTGTAGAACTCCACGCGTCACATTCCTATTGGTGAGGCTAGCCAGAAAACCCAAAGTACACCACTGGGATTACCTCACATCTACCAACCATTGCAGAAATAGAACCCCGGAAGAAGATGAATTAAAACCCAGCTGAAATGATCTAGTTGGGTTTTGGAgtttttagagagagagagagagagagagagcgcgcGCGAGATTGACCCTGGTTTTGGAGAGAGAAACGAAATCCAAAAAGAAAAAATATCTCTTTttcctgtaaaaaaaaaaaaaccatgaaCAGGATTCAGTCAAAGCTTTTCAAGATCGTTCTCTCCCTATTCGCTCTCAACTCTATCTCTTTCTTTATCTACTTCTCCTCCTACTACCACCACCAGCAGTCCGACCACCAGCCGCCTTCCCGGACGGACCACCTCCACCGCCGCCtccagaataataataataataataacaataacaataataattacctTAAGCCGTGGCCGATACTGCCTTCTTACCTCCCCTGGACTCAGAATTCTAATGTCCCATTCCGCTCCTGCGAGGCCTACTTCGGCAACGGCTTCTCTCGCCGCATCGACATCCTCCCTGCGAATACCGGAGGATCTTCCGGATGGTTCCGTTGCTTCTTTAGCGAGACGCTTCAGAGCTCCATATGCGAGGGAGGAAGAGTGCGAATGGTGCCCGAGAGGATACAGATGTCCAAAGGGGGGGAGATGATAGAGGAGGTCATTGGGAGAACGGAGGACAAGGAGTTGCCTGAGTTCCAAAACGGTGCCTTTGAGGTTCTAGGggttggaaggaaaggtaaaaaTCTTATTCAAGGAGATTTCTTGGATAATTATGTCCCAGAAGGCGAGATTAAAAGGCACACGATGCGTGAATTGATCGGTTCAATTCGTGTCGTGGATGATAAGGAATTTCACTGTGATCAGGTTAGGGTTTTTTGATTTTGAAttaagtttttaatatttgattctaattagctttatatatatattatttaggaATTGCTGTGGTTTGTGAATTTGAGGAACTGGAGATTGTCTATGTCAGGAATTTTAATTAGCTGAGTAATTTTTGTGTTACTAGATCCTTGGAGGTGATTTAAGGAATGGTGATGATTATTGATTTGGTGATTAGCTGTCCAGTTTCCGATTATCTGGAAGCAATTTAATGCAATCGTAATTGTGAATCAAGATAATTAGCTGGCTTTTAAGTATTTTTAGGGAAGATGTAAATGTAAATAAATTTGATTATTTTCCCTTTCCAGTTTCTGATTGTGCTTTTCTGACAGTAATACTTTTGCTTACAGTGGATTGAGGAGCCAACACTTCTGGTCACACGATTTGAATATGCAAATCTTTTTCACACGGTTACAGATTGGTTCAGTGCATACGTCTCTTCTAGAGTCACTGAATTGCCTTATCGTCCTCATTTGGTTTTTGTGGATGGCCATTGCAGAGTATGTACTCTCTATTTTGCTTAATgagcttaattttttttttttttttgttacgtGGAGAAaaaaatgatgtttgatagcaGATAACATGAATGCATGAAAAAGAGAACTCAAAACCTTCAGGATATAGACTGACATGGGAGTTGAATGCTTGGATAATCCAATTCCTAGACATGTTTGATTTAAACCTATGAATTCCATGTGGAGCTGCTATACCCTTTTTCTCTGCCTTTGAACTTTCTTTTGACCAATGAGGCATTGGCATCTAATACTGCTTACACCAGTAAGGCAATAACTAGTCTAATTTAAGACACTTTACCACCTCTCTAGTGATCTGAACATGTTTATTCTTCTATTACATAAGTTTATTGTTCGGTCTTAGAAGGGCCCTATTTTGAATGACTTGTTGAGGTTGCCTTTTATTTTGTTTCATAGAGCATAGTTGTTTCTTTGTTCTCCTCTTCTCCATTGTCTTTTTAGACAAAATTCAAAAATGCCTTAGCTTATATGCCAGTAGATATTTTTTCCTCTTCATGAGCTATTCATCATATTATGTTCTTGCTTTATGGATTAAGGAAATGTAGTTAATATGATTAAAGTAGTAAATTTGATTTACTCCTTTCCTAATATGCCCTCTACTCATATTgctctattaaaaattaaataattcatgtTACTAAATTATTCTTGGAACTgatatattttactttttaatgCACATTAAACAAGTGCATATTTgtaagttaataaaaaaaattactttttcaaAAAGGGAAGCGGCCTATAATTTAGGATAgataaaaaaggaaaagtgagTCTATCTTTGTGGGACAGATGGAGTATTAGACATAAAATGTCTTTATGCAGCAGTTTCTCCATCTTTCGAATCATTGAATGACTACTGTCTATTCACTCAATTGGGATTTTCTTGTTGGTTGTTTTTTTCCCCCATAACTGGGGAATATGGCCTGGATGAAGCTACTCCAGCAGGGGTTTTCTCATAACTGAACTCTTTGAATTGAGACTCAAGTATTTAGGATTTTGCATTTTTGTAAAACCAACCCCCATgcccttctttttttcttccaagTTTGTTTAGCTCTGTTAGAAGCTTTGCTGGTCCTGCTGACATACCTGAAATTTTTCAGGCACCTTTGGAAGAAACATGGACTGCACTGTTTTCAAGTCTTAGATATGCTAAAAATTTCAGTGGTCCGGTTTGTTTTCGCCATGTTGTTCTTGCTCCTTTGGGATATGAGACTGCACTCTTTAAGGGACTAAGTGAAGATATAAATTGTGAGGGAGCATCAGCACGTGATCTTTGGCAAAACCCTAATGACAAAAAAACAGCCCGATTATCTGAGTTTGGTGAAATGATTAGAACAGCTTTTGGCTTCTCTGTCAATAGACATGGTGGTGAAAAGCCTGTTTCAGGTCATAATGTCCTCTTTGTCAGACGCCAAAATTATTTAGCCCATCCACGTCATGGTGGTAAAGTTGAATCAAGACTGAGCAATGAACAAGAAGTGTTTGATTCATTGCAGAGTTGGGCATCTAATCATCTGGAGTGCAAAGTGAATCTTGTCAATGGATTGTTTGCGCACATGCCTATGAAGGAGCAAATACGGGCCATTCAAGAGGCTTCAGTTATTATTGGTGCTCATGGTGCAGGTCTCACTCATATAGTTTCTGCAACACCAAAAACAATAATATTAGAGATCATTAGCCGCCAGTTTAGGCGCCCACATTTTCAATTGATTGCCCAGTGGAAAGGGTTGGAGTACCATGCCATCAACCTTAATGGATCATATGCCTCTCCTGCAGTTGTTATTGAAAGGCTTGACAGAATAATGAAAAGCCTTGGATGTTGAACTCTTTTACTATTGTTGGAAATTATCCATGGTCTCATTGCTGGGAAGTGGAAAAGTGACATGAAATCCTTTCTGCTTGCATTATTAATCTTCGGGAGTCTGCTCTGCTCGTTTTGGTTCCATCATTTTCTCTCCTCAGACTAATTTTTCTCACATGCTACTACTTTCTGTGCAACGTTTTCTTGGTGGATGTCAGATTCTACTTAACGTGAATTTAATGCCATTCATggttggcatatcaagataatgTGATGCACAGCTCTGACATTTAATGAAGTAAACTTTCTTTAACCATTCTGAATCTGTCTGAAAGAGGAGGATGCCTTTCTTTAGGTCCGGTATGTTATCCTCAGACTGATCAGTGTCGTGCTTGTGTTGGGAATTATTTATGGTATATAGGGAAGGAAATGATGGGTTGATCCTGGATTTTTTATTGGGGTAACTGATGATTGCTTTGCTTGGGATTTTCTCGCTTGTACAATAAATACATCACTGGTAGGTTCAATTTTAAATGGAATATACttctgggatttttttttttgttttttgagaaatattattattattattattattattattattattattattattattattattattattattatgtgcaTATGCATTGTACAGAAACATGAATAGAGAAAAACGGGCCTCTATCATCTTCATTGACAAAGTTGCATCTCATTTTTGGTCGACTGGTTGACATGGAATTATAATTGTTCCCTTCGTTTATTTCTTTTGTAATTTCAAGGGGATCCATAGCTGATAGTTCTTACCCAAATCAGTTTTCCTGTTATGTTACCTGCTAAAATGAGAATGAGTTTCGCAAGTTCCATTCTAT
The Hevea brasiliensis isolate MT/VB/25A 57/8 chromosome 15, ASM3005281v1, whole genome shotgun sequence genome window above contains:
- the LOC110633628 gene encoding pirin-like protein, which codes for MPQRENSGVLEEPRQVVRKFLARPQHEGVGAIVRRSIGRFELKYFDPFLVLDEFSVTAPAGFPDHPHRGFETVTYMLQGAVTHEDFEGHKGTIGPGDLQWMTAGRGIVHSEMPAAQGTQKGLQLWINLSSKHKMIEPRYQEISSKDIAEASKDGIKVRVIAGEALGTKSPVYTRTPTMYLDFSLKPGAHLQQPIPLAWNAFVYVLEGEGIFGNSKSLPVSAHHLLLLGNGDGLEAWNRSSKTLRFILVGGEPIGEPLAQWGPFVMNTQEEIDQTIGDFENFVNGFEKARHWRSEAAVSHGF
- the LOC110633648 gene encoding beta-1,2-xylosyltransferase; translation: MNRIQSKLFKIVLSLFALNSISFFIYFSSYYHHQQSDHQPPSRTDHLHRRLQNNNNNNNNNNNNYLKPWPILPSYLPWTQNSNVPFRSCEAYFGNGFSRRIDILPANTGGSSGWFRCFFSETLQSSICEGGRVRMVPERIQMSKGGEMIEEVIGRTEDKELPEFQNGAFEVLGVGRKGKNLIQGDFLDNYVPEGEIKRHTMRELIGSIRVVDDKEFHCDQWIEEPTLLVTRFEYANLFHTVTDWFSAYVSSRVTELPYRPHLVFVDGHCRAPLEETWTALFSSLRYAKNFSGPVCFRHVVLAPLGYETALFKGLSEDINCEGASARDLWQNPNDKKTARLSEFGEMIRTAFGFSVNRHGGEKPVSGHNVLFVRRQNYLAHPRHGGKVESRLSNEQEVFDSLQSWASNHLECKVNLVNGLFAHMPMKEQIRAIQEASVIIGAHGAGLTHIVSATPKTIILEIISRQFRRPHFQLIAQWKGLEYHAINLNGSYASPAVVIERLDRIMKSLGC